Proteins encoded in a region of the Thermus oshimai DSM 12092 genome:
- a CDS encoding M23 family metallopeptidase yields MKRRPLRYTLLLARSGGESRTLVLPGWALLLLLGFLLLWSGANLYLWHRSQAVWALEREVRTLAQEARRLSLALEAERAEKGALLEEAKRTKKDLEELKKALEELRRRAGLSPLNATPVRYQEGPKGGGVPLDWTGLRAEVLDLKAQLSEVAPALERTLEVERSLPLGLPLSGYGGVTSYFGMRRNPFGRGVEFHDGLDFSAPYGAPVRATGAGVVARVGWMGAYGLAVLLDHAEGYQTLYGHLSRVAVRPGERVERGQLLGYVGSTGRSTGPHLHYSVYRHGTPLDPRPFLWGLSADR; encoded by the coding sequence ATGAAAAGGCGGCCTTTGCGCTACACCCTCCTCCTGGCGCGAAGCGGGGGGGAAAGCCGCACCCTGGTCCTGCCGGGCTGGGCCCTCCTGCTCCTTTTGGGCTTCCTCCTCCTCTGGAGCGGGGCCAACCTCTACCTGTGGCACCGGAGCCAGGCGGTCTGGGCCCTGGAGAGGGAGGTGCGCACCCTGGCCCAGGAGGCCCGGCGCCTCAGCCTGGCCCTGGAGGCCGAACGGGCGGAGAAGGGGGCCCTGTTGGAGGAGGCGAAGCGGACCAAGAAGGACCTGGAGGAGCTCAAAAAGGCCCTGGAAGAGCTCCGCCGCCGGGCGGGGCTTTCCCCCTTGAACGCCACCCCCGTGCGCTACCAGGAAGGCCCCAAGGGGGGCGGGGTTCCCCTGGACTGGACCGGGCTTAGGGCGGAGGTCCTGGACCTGAAGGCCCAGCTTTCCGAGGTGGCCCCCGCCCTGGAGAGGACCCTGGAGGTGGAACGGAGCCTTCCCCTGGGCCTTCCCCTTTCGGGGTATGGGGGCGTGACCTCCTACTTTGGGATGCGGAGGAACCCCTTCGGGCGGGGGGTGGAGTTCCACGACGGCCTGGACTTCTCCGCCCCCTACGGCGCCCCCGTGCGGGCCACGGGGGCGGGGGTGGTGGCCCGGGTGGGCTGGATGGGGGCCTACGGCCTCGCCGTCCTCCTGGACCACGCGGAGGGCTACCAGACCCTCTACGGCCACCTCTCCCGGGTGGCCGTCCGCCCGGGGGAGCGGGTGGAAAGGGGGCAGCTTCTCGGCTACGTGGGCTCCACGGGCCGCTCCACCGGCCCTCACCTCCACTACAGCGTGTACCGCCACGGGACCCCCCTGGACCCCCGGCCTTTCCTTTGGGGCCTTTCGGCGGACCGGTAA
- the fba gene encoding class II fructose-1,6-bisphosphate aldolase, which translates to MLVTGLEILKKARAEGYGVGAFNVNNMEFLQAVLEAAEETRSPVMVALSEGAMKYGGRALTLLAVELAKEARVPVAVHLDHGSSYESVLKALRAGFTSVMIDKSHEDFATNVRETRRVVEAAHAVGVTVEAELGRLAGIEEHVAVDEKDALLTNPEEAKRFMEETGADYLAVAIGTSHGAYKGKGRPFIDHPRLERIAALVPAPLVLHGASAVPPELVERFRAAGGEIGEATGIHPEDIKKAIALGIAKINTDTDLRLAFTALIRETLNKAPKEFDPRKYLGPAREAVKEVVKSRMELFGSVGKA; encoded by the coding sequence ATGTTGGTTACGGGGCTGGAGATCCTGAAGAAGGCGCGGGCCGAGGGCTACGGGGTGGGGGCCTTCAACGTGAACAACATGGAGTTCCTCCAGGCGGTCCTCGAGGCCGCGGAGGAGACGAGGAGCCCGGTGATGGTGGCCCTCTCCGAGGGGGCCATGAAGTACGGGGGACGGGCCCTCACCCTCCTGGCGGTGGAGCTGGCCAAGGAGGCCCGGGTGCCGGTGGCCGTGCACCTGGACCACGGCTCCAGCTACGAGTCCGTCCTGAAGGCCCTGCGGGCGGGCTTCACCAGCGTGATGATCGACAAGTCCCACGAGGATTTCGCCACCAACGTGCGGGAGACCCGGCGGGTGGTGGAGGCGGCCCACGCGGTGGGGGTCACGGTGGAGGCGGAGCTTGGGCGGCTTGCGGGGATTGAGGAACACGTGGCCGTGGACGAGAAGGACGCCCTCCTCACCAACCCCGAGGAGGCGAAGCGCTTCATGGAGGAAACGGGGGCGGACTACCTGGCGGTGGCCATCGGCACCAGCCACGGGGCCTACAAGGGGAAGGGGAGGCCCTTCATTGACCACCCCCGGCTGGAGCGCATCGCCGCCTTGGTCCCCGCCCCCTTGGTCCTCCACGGGGCGAGCGCCGTGCCGCCGGAGCTCGTAGAGCGCTTCCGGGCCGCTGGGGGGGAGATCGGGGAGGCCACGGGCATCCACCCCGAGGACATCAAGAAGGCCATCGCCCTAGGGATCGCCAAGATCAACACCGACACCGACCTGCGCCTGGCCTTCACCGCCCTCATCCGGGAGACCCTGAACAAGGCCCCCAAGGAGTTTGACCCGAGGAAGTACCTGGGGCCGGCCCGGGAGGCGGTGAAGGAGGTGGTGAAGAGCCGCATGGAGCTTTTCGGCTCCGTGGGGAAGGCCTAG
- a CDS encoding LCP family protein, protein MRPRLSFLLLALALFLLGGVLSLPRPQGEAAVRPSRAGALPEMGLVVAARDIEYCGYHTPCGPGSRTDTIFYVRLLGEEVRAVAIPRDLYSPLVGGKINAAYGRGGAELLKRAVEEAVGMVAERHLILTLDSVAKVVDAVGGVEVVVERPMHYEDRAAKLFIHLEPGRHYLRGAEAVAYMRFRHDALGDYARLDRIKGVLAQVLKRAQNPATWPALSLALREVWRELDTDLTLEEALAQLPAVRGLKLSLATLPTREGPGTFLYVDEERKAAFLSPFFGTTLPLEPPEVPVHLKGEGPALAWARAWLSALGLNPTWEEAPVARSALYTQDPVAGAYFADLFHLPLLAPHLPVEGVVVELGPDLLP, encoded by the coding sequence ATGCGCCCCCGCCTTTCCTTCCTCCTCCTGGCCCTCGCCCTCTTCCTCCTGGGGGGGGTTCTTTCCCTGCCCCGGCCGCAAGGGGAAGCGGCGGTCCGGCCTAGCCGCGCGGGGGCTTTGCCGGAGATGGGCCTGGTGGTGGCCGCCCGGGACATCGAGTACTGCGGCTACCACACCCCTTGCGGCCCCGGAAGCCGCACGGACACCATCTTCTACGTGCGCCTTCTGGGGGAGGAGGTGAGGGCCGTGGCCATCCCCCGGGACCTCTATAGCCCCCTCGTGGGGGGGAAGATCAACGCCGCCTACGGCCGGGGCGGGGCGGAGCTCTTGAAAAGGGCGGTGGAGGAGGCGGTGGGGATGGTGGCGGAGCGCCACCTCATCCTCACCTTAGACAGCGTGGCCAAGGTGGTGGACGCGGTGGGGGGGGTGGAGGTGGTGGTGGAGAGGCCCATGCACTACGAGGACCGGGCGGCCAAGCTCTTCATCCACCTGGAGCCGGGCCGCCACTACCTTAGAGGGGCGGAGGCCGTGGCCTACATGCGTTTCCGGCACGACGCCCTGGGGGATTACGCCCGCTTGGACCGCATCAAGGGGGTCCTGGCCCAGGTCTTGAAGAGGGCCCAGAACCCCGCCACCTGGCCCGCCCTCTCCCTGGCCCTGAGGGAGGTCTGGCGGGAGCTGGACACGGACCTCACCCTGGAGGAGGCCTTGGCCCAGCTCCCCGCGGTGCGGGGCCTCAAGCTCTCCTTGGCCACCCTGCCCACCCGCGAAGGCCCCGGGACCTTCCTCTACGTGGACGAGGAGAGGAAGGCGGCCTTCCTCTCCCCCTTCTTCGGCACCACGCTCCCCCTGGAGCCCCCAGAGGTGCCCGTCCACCTCAAGGGGGAGGGCCCGGCGCTGGCCTGGGCCCGGGCCTGGCTTTCCGCCTTGGGCCTAAACCCCACCTGGGAGGAAGCCCCCGTGGCGAGAAGCGCCCTCTACACCCAAGACCCCGTGGCCGGGGCCTACTTCGCCGACCTCTTCCACCTGCCCCTCCTCGCCCCCCACCTGCCCGTGGAGGGGGTGGTGGTGGAGCTGGGGCCGGATCTGCTACCATAG
- a CDS encoding acetyl-CoA carboxylase carboxyltransferase subunit alpha produces the protein MPLEFEKPILELEKRIAELKETAKTTGVDLEAEIRLLEERLARLKQETYQNLTPWQRVQLARAPGRPTTLDVLEKAFTGFLELHGDRAFADDPAIVGGLAYLEGQKVVVAGHQKGRDTKENLKRNFGMPHPEGYRKAMRLMDLADRFGYPFLAFIDTPGAYPGVSAEERGQAWVIAQSIQRMGRLRVPAVAVILGEGGSGGALAIGVANRVLILENAWYSVISPESCAAILWRDAKEAPKAAEALKLTAKDLLAQGVVDAIVPEPEGGAHKDPEGAIRNIKEALLQTLEELKGLSPEALYQDRYRRFRRLGAFQD, from the coding sequence ATGCCCCTGGAGTTTGAAAAGCCCATCCTGGAGCTGGAAAAGCGCATCGCCGAGCTGAAGGAGACGGCCAAGACCACGGGGGTGGACCTCGAGGCCGAGATCCGCCTCCTGGAGGAAAGGCTCGCCCGCCTCAAGCAGGAGACCTACCAGAACCTCACCCCCTGGCAGCGGGTCCAGCTGGCCCGGGCCCCCGGCCGCCCCACCACCCTGGACGTCCTGGAGAAGGCCTTCACCGGCTTCCTGGAGCTCCACGGGGACCGGGCCTTCGCCGACGACCCCGCCATCGTGGGGGGGCTCGCCTACCTCGAGGGGCAGAAGGTGGTGGTGGCCGGCCACCAGAAGGGCCGGGACACCAAGGAGAACCTGAAGCGCAACTTCGGCATGCCCCACCCCGAGGGCTACCGCAAGGCCATGCGCCTCATGGACCTGGCGGACCGCTTCGGCTACCCCTTTTTGGCCTTCATCGACACCCCCGGGGCCTACCCCGGGGTCTCCGCGGAGGAGCGGGGCCAGGCCTGGGTCATCGCCCAGAGCATCCAGCGCATGGGGCGCTTAAGGGTGCCCGCGGTGGCGGTGATCCTGGGGGAGGGGGGAAGCGGGGGGGCCTTGGCCATCGGGGTGGCCAACCGGGTCCTCATCCTGGAAAACGCCTGGTACTCCGTGATCAGCCCCGAGTCCTGCGCGGCCATCCTCTGGCGGGACGCCAAGGAGGCCCCCAAAGCCGCCGAGGCCCTGAAGCTCACCGCCAAGGACCTCCTGGCCCAGGGGGTGGTGGACGCCATCGTCCCCGAGCCCGAGGGGGGGGCCCACAAGGACCCCGAGGGGGCCATCCGGAACATCAAGGAGGCCCTTTTGCAGACCCTGGAGGAGCTTAAGGGGCTTTCCCCCGAGGCCCTTTACCAGGACCGCTACCGCCGCTTCCGCCGCCTGGGGGCCTTCCAGGATTAA
- a CDS encoding type IV pilus twitching motility protein PilT, translated as MSEAYAGQEGKGSLVEMFKAMVQARASDIHLQAGAPPVIRVDGKLRPFGNRPLTPKDTEAIVRALLTPEQQEELEYRKEMDFAYTIPGVARFRCNLLRQRGSFGLVMRVVSEVIPSFEALGLPRDVLEGLAAKERGLILVTGPTGSGKSTTLAAIIDHINLHYAKNIVTIEDPIEFLHKHKKSLVVQREVGLDTDSFYSGVKYAMRQDPDVILIGEMRDKETVEAALMAAQTGHLVLSTLHTLDAWRTINRVIEFFPLHEHQQVRILLAESLLGILSQRLLPRADGAGRVLALEILIATPYVRELIKDEDKTPGIKEAMMEGGLHGMRTFDQHLVELYKEGLISMEDALSAATSPHEFKLLLTKATGQAY; from the coding sequence ATGAGCGAGGCCTACGCCGGTCAGGAAGGGAAGGGAAGCCTGGTGGAGATGTTCAAGGCCATGGTCCAGGCCCGGGCCTCGGACATCCACCTGCAGGCGGGGGCGCCCCCCGTGATCCGGGTGGACGGGAAGCTCCGCCCCTTTGGCAACCGCCCCCTTACCCCCAAGGACACCGAGGCCATCGTCCGGGCCCTCCTCACCCCGGAGCAGCAGGAGGAGCTGGAGTACCGCAAGGAGATGGACTTCGCCTACACCATCCCCGGGGTGGCCCGCTTCCGCTGCAACCTCTTAAGGCAGCGGGGGAGCTTTGGGCTCGTCATGCGGGTGGTCTCGGAGGTCATCCCCAGCTTTGAGGCCTTGGGCCTTCCCAGGGACGTCCTGGAGGGGCTTGCGGCCAAGGAGCGGGGGCTCATCCTGGTGACAGGCCCCACGGGAAGCGGGAAGAGCACCACCCTGGCGGCCATCATCGACCACATCAACCTGCACTACGCCAAGAACATCGTCACCATCGAGGACCCCATTGAGTTCCTCCACAAGCACAAGAAGAGCCTGGTGGTGCAGCGCGAGGTGGGCCTGGACACGGACAGCTTTTACTCCGGCGTGAAGTACGCCATGCGCCAGGACCCGGACGTGATCCTCATCGGGGAGATGCGGGACAAGGAGACGGTGGAGGCGGCCCTCATGGCCGCCCAGACCGGCCACCTGGTCCTCTCCACCCTGCACACCCTGGACGCCTGGCGCACCATCAACCGCGTCATCGAGTTCTTCCCCCTGCACGAGCACCAGCAGGTGCGCATCCTCCTGGCGGAGTCCCTCCTCGGCATCCTCTCCCAAAGGCTCCTGCCCCGGGCGGACGGGGCGGGGCGGGTTTTGGCCCTGGAGATCCTCATCGCCACCCCGTATGTGCGGGAGCTCATCAAGGACGAGGACAAGACCCCAGGGATCAAGGAGGCCATGATGGAGGGGGGCCTCCACGGCATGCGCACCTTTGACCAGCACCTGGTGGAGCTTTACAAAGAGGGGCTCATCTCCATGGAGGACGCCCTCTCCGCGGCCACCAGCCCCCACGAGTTCAAGCTCCTCCTCACCAAGGCCACGGGGCAGGCCTACTGA
- a CDS encoding Uma2 family endonuclease, translating into MATRYRFGLEAYERLCRGVPHVELIRGEVYQMGPMGPKPAVAVARLVQRFAEELGEKAVIWPQNPIRSLDHDLNTKLPLYAEAGIPEVWILDLGRGRPHLFRNPRAGVYTEPQAFPGVRIEV; encoded by the coding sequence ATGGCCACCCGGTACCGCTTCGGCCTCGAGGCCTACGAGAGGCTTTGCCGGGGCGTACCCCACGTGGAGCTCATCCGGGGGGAGGTGTACCAGATGGGCCCCATGGGACCCAAACCCGCCGTTGCCGTGGCCCGCCTGGTCCAGCGGTTCGCGGAAGAACTTGGGGAAAAGGCGGTGATCTGGCCGCAGAACCCCATCCGCAGCCTGGACCACGACCTGAACACCAAGCTCCCCCTCTACGCGGAAGCGGGGATCCCTGAGGTCTGGATCCTGGACCTGGGAAGGGGGCGGCCCCACCTCTTCCGGAACCCCCGGGCGGGGGTGTACACGGAGCCCCAGGCCTTCCCCGGGGTGCGGATTGAAGTCTAG
- the accD gene encoding acetyl-CoA carboxylase, carboxyltransferase subunit beta produces the protein MALERFFRRRKPQGESRDVPELWTKCEACGAQLYKKEFRENLLVCPKCGHHHRMPAQERVAMLADAGTFQETTRLSPLDPLGFVDTKPYRERLRAYQEETGRKDAILGGTCTIGGVPAVLLVMDYAFAGGSMGSVVGEEIARGVERAAEEGRALVIVAASGGARMQEAALSLMQMAKTVMSLDLLAAKRLPYVSVLTDPTTGGVTASFAALADVIFAEPGALIGFAGPRVIKQTIRQELPEGFQRAEFLLKHGMVDRVTDRRRLKAELVQVLRHLHPGVPYAPGV, from the coding sequence ATGGCCCTGGAGCGCTTTTTCCGCCGGAGGAAGCCCCAAGGGGAGAGCCGGGACGTCCCCGAGCTCTGGACCAAGTGCGAGGCCTGCGGGGCCCAGCTTTACAAGAAGGAGTTCCGGGAAAACCTCCTGGTCTGCCCCAAGTGCGGCCACCACCACCGCATGCCCGCCCAGGAAAGGGTGGCCATGCTGGCCGATGCCGGCACCTTCCAGGAGACCACCCGCCTAAGCCCCTTAGACCCCTTGGGCTTCGTGGACACCAAGCCCTACCGGGAAAGGCTCAGGGCCTACCAGGAGGAGACCGGCCGCAAGGACGCCATCCTGGGGGGCACCTGCACCATCGGGGGGGTGCCCGCGGTGCTCCTGGTGATGGACTACGCCTTCGCCGGGGGGTCCATGGGGAGCGTGGTGGGGGAGGAGATCGCCAGGGGCGTGGAGCGGGCGGCGGAGGAGGGGCGGGCTTTGGTCATCGTGGCCGCCTCCGGGGGGGCCCGGATGCAGGAGGCCGCCCTCTCCCTCATGCAGATGGCCAAGACGGTGATGAGCCTGGACCTCCTCGCGGCCAAGCGCCTCCCCTACGTTTCCGTCCTCACCGACCCCACCACCGGGGGCGTCACCGCCAGCTTCGCGGCCCTAGCCGACGTGATCTTCGCCGAGCCCGGGGCCTTGATCGGCTTCGCCGGGCCCAGGGTCATCAAGCAGACCATAAGGCAGGAGCTCCCCGAGGGCTTCCAGCGCGCGGAGTTCCTCCTAAAGCACGGGATGGTGGACCGGGTCACGGACCGCAGGCGGCTTAAGGCCGAGCTGGTCCAGGTCCTGCGCCACCTCCACCCGGGAGTCCCCTATGCCCCTGGAGTTTGA
- a CDS encoding thymidine phosphorylase: MNPVLFIREKREGLPHRREDLEAFLLGYLKEEVPDYQVSAWLMAVYFRGLSPEETQWLTEVMARSGRTLDLSHLPHPVDKHSSGGVGDKTTLVVGPILAASGCTFAKMSGRGLAHTGGTIDKLESVPGWRGEMTEGEFLERAQRVGLVIAAQSADLAPLDGKLYALRDVTATVESLPLIASSIMSKKLAAGARSIVLDVKVGRGAFMKTLEEARLLARTMVAIGQGAGRRVRAVLTSMEAPLGRAVGNALEVREAIAALKGEGPRDLLEVALRLAEEALRLEGLDPGLARKALEGGAALDKFRAFLEAQGGNPRVVEDPALLPLAEVEPFLAEEAGLVQEVDALEVGLAVLALGGGRRKKGEAIDHGVGVELLKKPGERAERGEPLALVYHRGRGLEEALSHLRRAFRLGEEASPMPLVLEVL; the protein is encoded by the coding sequence ATGAACCCCGTCCTCTTCATCCGGGAAAAGCGGGAAGGGCTACCCCACCGGCGGGAAGACCTGGAGGCCTTCCTCCTGGGCTACCTCAAGGAGGAGGTCCCCGACTACCAGGTTTCCGCCTGGCTCATGGCCGTCTACTTCCGGGGGCTTTCCCCGGAGGAGACCCAATGGCTCACGGAGGTCATGGCCCGCTCGGGGCGAACCCTGGACCTTTCCCACCTCCCCCACCCCGTGGACAAGCACTCCTCGGGGGGCGTGGGGGACAAGACCACCCTGGTGGTGGGGCCCATCCTGGCCGCCTCCGGGTGCACCTTCGCCAAGATGTCCGGCCGGGGCCTGGCCCACACCGGGGGGACCATCGACAAGCTGGAGTCCGTCCCCGGCTGGCGGGGGGAGATGACGGAAGGGGAGTTTTTGGAGCGGGCCCAGCGGGTGGGCCTGGTCATCGCCGCCCAAAGCGCCGACCTGGCCCCTTTGGACGGGAAGCTCTACGCCCTAAGGGACGTCACCGCCACGGTGGAAAGCCTCCCCCTGATCGCCAGCTCCATCATGAGCAAGAAGCTCGCCGCCGGGGCCAGGAGCATCGTCCTGGACGTGAAGGTGGGCCGGGGGGCTTTCATGAAGACCCTGGAGGAGGCCCGCCTTCTCGCCCGGACCATGGTGGCGATCGGCCAGGGGGCGGGCAGGCGGGTGCGGGCGGTCCTCACCTCCATGGAGGCTCCCCTGGGCCGGGCGGTGGGGAACGCCCTGGAGGTGCGGGAGGCCATCGCCGCCCTAAAGGGGGAAGGCCCCCGGGACCTTTTGGAGGTGGCCCTGCGCCTGGCGGAGGAGGCCCTACGCCTCGAGGGCCTGGACCCCGGCCTGGCCCGGAAGGCCCTGGAGGGCGGGGCCGCTTTGGATAAGTTCCGCGCCTTCCTCGAGGCCCAAGGGGGAAACCCCCGGGTGGTGGAGGACCCCGCCCTCCTGCCGCTGGCGGAGGTGGAGCCCTTCCTGGCGGAGGAGGCCGGCCTGGTCCAGGAGGTGGACGCCCTGGAGGTGGGCCTGGCCGTCTTGGCCCTTGGGGGCGGCAGGCGGAAGAAGGGGGAGGCCATCGACCACGGGGTGGGGGTGGAGCTTTTAAAGAAGCCCGGGGAGCGGGCGGAACGGGGGGAGCCTTTGGCCCTGGTCTACCACCGGGGCCGGGGCCTGGAGGAGGCCCTTTCCCACCTGCGCCGGGCCTTCCGCCTGGGGGAGGAGGCGAGCCCCATGCCCTTAGTCCTCGAGGTCCTTTAG
- the panC gene encoding pantoate--beta-alanine ligase has protein sequence MRIATRVAELRAHLPRGGVGFVPTMGYLHRGHLALVERARAENPFVAVSIFVNPLQFGPGEDFHRYPRDLERDRALLEEAGVDLLFAPSVEEMYPKGFSTRVQVEGPLTALWEGEVRPGHFQGVATVVARLFLLVGPDRAYFGEKDYQQLLVIRKMVRDLGFPLEVVGVPTVREEDGLALSSRNVYLSPETRKKATVLYRALLAMREAAREGLGVGEALERGEAVLKEVPEFKKDYLAIVHPETLLPLSRFVPGARGIVAGRFPEARLIDNLEVYP, from the coding sequence GTGAGGATCGCGACCAGGGTGGCCGAGCTCCGCGCCCACCTGCCCCGGGGTGGGGTTGGGTTTGTCCCCACCATGGGCTACCTCCACCGGGGCCACCTGGCCTTGGTGGAAAGGGCCCGGGCGGAAAACCCCTTCGTGGCGGTGTCCATCTTCGTAAACCCCCTGCAGTTTGGCCCCGGGGAGGACTTCCACCGCTACCCGCGGGACCTGGAGCGGGACCGGGCCCTTTTGGAGGAGGCGGGGGTGGACCTCCTCTTCGCCCCCAGCGTGGAGGAGATGTACCCCAAGGGCTTCTCCACCCGGGTGCAGGTGGAGGGCCCCCTCACCGCCCTTTGGGAAGGGGAGGTGCGGCCCGGCCACTTCCAGGGGGTGGCCACGGTGGTGGCCCGGCTCTTCCTCCTGGTGGGCCCCGATAGGGCCTACTTCGGGGAGAAGGACTACCAGCAGCTTCTGGTGATCCGCAAGATGGTGCGGGACCTGGGGTTTCCCCTGGAGGTGGTGGGCGTGCCCACGGTGCGGGAGGAGGACGGGCTCGCCCTTTCCAGCCGGAACGTCTACCTCTCCCCGGAAACCCGCAAGAAGGCCACGGTCCTCTACCGGGCCCTGCTCGCCATGCGGGAGGCGGCCCGGGAGGGCCTTGGGGTGGGGGAGGCCCTGGAGCGGGGGGAGGCGGTGCTAAAGGAGGTCCCCGAGTTCAAGAAGGACTACCTGGCCATCGTCCACCCCGAGACCCTCCTTCCCCTAAGCCGCTTCGTCCCGGGGGCTAGGGGGATCGTGGCCGGGCGTTTCCCTGAGGCTCGCCTCATAGACAACCTGGAGGTCTACCCATGA
- the yqeK gene encoding bis(5'-nucleosyl)-tetraphosphatase (symmetrical) YqeK: MSGTVSTASLSEKVRALVRPERWAHIQRVAELARSIAEQNGLDGERAYLAGLLHDAARDLPEAELLRLAPPENPVEEAHPLALHGRAARRLAEAWGVEDGAVLEAIEGHVFGVDPENGIGMALYVADVSEPGRGVNGEIRALALEGNLLEAYRRAVRSKVEYLKAKGVPVHPKTLEVYQRL; the protein is encoded by the coding sequence TTGAGCGGAACGGTTTCTACCGCTAGCCTTTCGGAGAAGGTGCGGGCCCTGGTGCGCCCCGAGCGCTGGGCCCACATCCAGCGGGTGGCCGAGCTGGCCCGGAGCATCGCGGAGCAAAACGGCCTGGACGGGGAGAGGGCCTACCTGGCCGGGCTGCTCCACGACGCGGCCAGAGATCTCCCCGAGGCGGAGCTCCTCCGCCTCGCCCCCCCGGAAAACCCGGTGGAGGAGGCCCATCCCCTTGCCCTCCACGGCCGGGCGGCCCGCCGGCTGGCGGAGGCCTGGGGGGTGGAGGACGGGGCGGTGCTGGAGGCCATAGAGGGGCACGTCTTCGGCGTGGATCCGGAAAACGGCATCGGCATGGCCCTCTACGTGGCCGACGTCTCCGAGCCCGGCCGGGGGGTGAACGGGGAGATCCGCGCCCTGGCCCTGGAGGGGAACCTCCTCGAGGCCTACCGCCGGGCGGTGCGGAGCAAGGTGGAGTACCTGAAGGCCAAGGGGGTTCCCGTCCACCCCAAGACCCTCGAGGTCTACCAGCGCCTCTGA
- a CDS encoding bactofilin family protein, producing the protein MLGRKQGVLTYLGPETEVLGDLRAKGPVRIDGLVKGSVYVEGELEVGRTGRIEGERVEAQAVQVHGEVKADLLAQKVSLGKTARFTGTVRAQALDVEAGAVFIGQSLAGETRALEAPKEA; encoded by the coding sequence ATGCTGGGCAGGAAGCAAGGGGTGCTCACCTACCTGGGGCCGGAAACCGAGGTCCTGGGCGACCTTAGGGCCAAGGGCCCGGTGCGCATAGACGGCCTGGTGAAGGGCTCGGTCTACGTGGAGGGGGAGCTGGAGGTGGGGCGCACGGGCCGCATAGAGGGGGAAAGGGTAGAGGCCCAGGCGGTCCAGGTCCACGGGGAGGTGAAGGCGGACCTCCTGGCCCAGAAGGTCTCCTTGGGCAAGACCGCCCGCTTCACCGGCACCGTCCGGGCCCAGGCCCTGGACGTGGAGGCGGGGGCGGTCTTCATCGGCCAAAGCCTGGCCGGGGAGACCCGGGCTCTCGAGGCCCCCAAGGAGGCCTGA
- the rsfS gene encoding ribosome silencing factor: MVKPKEATALVQQVKDLLLEKKAQNVVALDLRAVSQSLDYFVLATATSTPHLQALERHLVEKLEEEHLRPRPTEGQSPRWVVLDYGEVVVHLMTREAREFYDLEGFWADAARL, from the coding sequence ATGGTGAAGCCTAAGGAGGCTACGGCCCTGGTGCAGCAGGTAAAGGACCTTCTTCTGGAAAAAAAGGCGCAGAACGTGGTGGCCCTGGACCTGAGGGCGGTTTCCCAGAGCCTGGACTACTTCGTCCTGGCCACGGCCACCAGCACGCCCCACCTTCAGGCCCTGGAGCGCCACCTGGTGGAGAAGCTGGAGGAGGAACACCTCCGCCCCCGGCCCACGGAGGGCCAGAGCCCCCGCTGGGTGGTCCTGGACTACGGGGAGGTGGTGGTCCACCTCATGACCCGGGAGGCCCGGGAGTTCTACGACCTCGAGGGCTTCTGGGCCGACGCGGCCCGCCTCTAG